CACTTTCTACATTTCGCTTTGTACCTTTGAACATCGCCTCGGTAATTGCAGTTTTATATGCCGATAAATCAAGCGGTGAGGTAAGAAGCTCTACTTCTTCCTCTGTCAGTAATTCTTCTGGTGCATTCTTATTCTTTAGGTTTCGAATCAAAATGGACTGGTTTGCAAGCAGCGTGATTAACCAAACAATCTCGTCCAGTGCCATCTCGAAGTTTTCTGATTTCATCAGTTTTTCTCCAAGGTTTTCAAGACCACCATAACGACCGGCAATGGCCTTTGTAGCTCGTGTAGTTAAAACCAGTTCATACTCTTTGTCACCTATGTTAATTGTGGCACTTCTCTCATTATCCATGATTTCTCCTCCTATGGTACAGGTGTATAAACAGGTTCATAGACCTCAGTGAACCAACCTGTTATGGTGGTCGATGAAACACCAGGATCACCTTCTGTAACTTCCGCTTTCCATGGGTGCTTGCCCAATCCATCCAGCTTATTCCTGCGCATAACGGTTCCTTCAATGGTGGGTGTAGAAAAGGTAATGGAATCAGCCTTTGTCTGTAAGTTGGTAGCTGGTAGTCCAAACTTAACACGATACAGCCAAAAATAGCGGTATGTTCCATTAGCCCTTTGCGCACGAAACCCCACTGCAACAGGTGTACCCACGTTTTCACTAGCAGAGATTAGTACCCCGTTGTCATCAGTAGAAGCGCCAGTTAAATCCGCTGCGACCGTTGGACCAATGTCGTCTACACCGAGAGTGAGAGTACCACTGTTAAAGTCTTTCACAACCTCAGCCGCACCATCGTCAGCATACAGAATTGCTTCCACCAGTTCTACCGAGAGTTCAGCAGTGATGGCTTTTGCAAGTACGGAAGGTTGGGCATAAGTTTCCTCACCGTTAGTGTCCTCGGTTATTTTTGAATAGTACAGTCTATCAAGACCGATTGTTGCCATTTGTTATTCCTCCATTCTATAGTTTTTCGCCACATCGATGGCGTAATGGTGATATCCAGTATCATCTTCGTGACCGATATATCTTCGTTCAGTCACAGTAAAATCCGCATTTATTAAAGCAGTTGTGAGCTGCCATTTCCGCTCTAGGTAGTTATTTTTTGAGAACAGTGATATCCTCGCTTCCTGCACATCAAAGCCTGGACGATTATCCGCATGAACTTCAAAAATATCCGAAAGAGGGAGAATCACGACATACTCATCTGGTGCCAAACCTGAAAAAACCCCGGTTTCCACGGGGAGCGGTATGGCGGTCACAAGTGTATTAAGTTCCTCTAAGATATTCATATTTTGTCGATCTCCTCCTCCAGCTTGGCAACCATTGCGTTGATACAGGGTTTCCTAGATGCATTCCTCGCAGGCTTTAGGAAGGGTTTTGCAGGCTGACCATGCTTCCCATATTCGATGATGCTGGCAAGTTTAGCATTGCTCTCACCATCAGAACGTGGCTCTGCAAAGCCAACTTTTACATTGAAGTTACCGTTTCTATCCTGCTTTGCTCCAGAAAGACCCAGTGAAGATAGCAACTCACCAGTGCTTTTGGATGGATATTTCGTGCCCTTGCCAACCACCTTACTTAGATTTCCTTTGACTTTATCAAGCACCACTTCACCGCCAACTTCCAAAACCTTAGGAAGAATCACATCGGTCTGGTCAGCTAATCGAGATACCTTTAAAAGGAATTCTTCTGGCATCTTTATATTCGCTTTTGCCATATCCATCACCTCACAGTTGGTTCTAGCTTTTCGGCTAAAACCTCGACATACATCCCTCGATTTCTTACATCCTCAACACTTAAAATTTGATATCTGCCATCATCACAGACGATGACCATTTCATTCGTCACCTTAAGCCCAAAGATTTTCCTAAACCTGAATAAGGAAGTTGCAGAAGAAAAGGATGCCATATTCGTCCACCGTTCACTGCCATGCCGATCTTCCTTATAAGCAAGTACACTTGCGAGTATGTTGTCACCTTTTGTGGCGAAACCTTCCTCATCCTTTATTGGTACCGTGCTGATGATATCGATGAAGGTGTTCATCTTTCCAAAACTCATGCTAAACACCCCACTCTCGATCAAGTCGTAAAAGCAAGTTCACTGTGTTCCATACTTGTTGCCCTGCCTGTACGCTATCAGCAAAGAAACCTGCCGTTGAGCCATCCCTGCTTTCATAGAAATGACTCGACAACATAATCACTGCTTGTTCTGTTGTTGGAGGCATGGCATGTGTTTCATAATAGTTTTCAGGAACGTGTTGATAGCTCTGTGCATATGAAATTGCAGCAGTAATAAATCCAATTAGGAGGGCATCATCCTGATCATGCGTTAAAATTAAGTTCGCTTTAACTTTTGGCAAGAGATTATCTGCCACTGCCATACCACCAACCTCCTTTACATTCCACCTTAGTCAGTCTCCATAAGCCCCGCTGCCTTTAGTTTGGCAAGCAGAGCATTGAAGTCCGTAACTAGACCAGCAACATCGGTGGCTGTGCTGTCTTCTTGGTTTTCAAGAACAGGAAGCCCCGTAACCGAGGCCCCCTCTTTGATTTCTAAAACACCACCGATGACAGTTTTTTCTCCGCCTTGTTCGGTATAATTCTTCGTGTTATAACTCATAAAGCACCTCCGTTAGGCTTTCTGTTGGAGTACCTTAACGGCCTCCGGTAAGATAAGCTTTCCGTCAACTCGTTGAGTCGCAATAAATCCTACTTGACCTGTGACAGCATAGAGTTCATTTAGTCGTTTGAATACTCGTCCTTGACGGTCTGCCACCCAGTAATAACTAAAATCACCGAATACCACTGTCTTTGCACCTGCTTCAGCAGTAGGTACATAGGATGAGGTATACAGCGGGCGGTTAAGAATCGTATCAGGTGTTCCCGCTTGGATGGAAGGTTGCCATAGGTACTGTCCATTACCGTCTTTTAATTTGCGGATAGCTTTTATAGTTGCATCATTCATTACGAAAACTGCCTTGTTTCGATAAGGTGCTTTCAAGCTATAGAATAAATCTAAAACCTCATCCAAAGTGATGGCAGTTGCACTTGCCGCAGTAACACCAACTTGACCACCGCCTGTGGCATTTAAAATCCCTGTTGGCTTACCTGTGCCATCACCTACAAAGAAGGCTTCCTCTTCCTTGTTACCAATGCGACGGGCGAATTCTCTTGTGATGTAGCTTTCGAGATTAAATACGGAATCATTTAGCAATTCCTCAGAGACTTTAATCATCGTTGCTAGTTTATAAGCACCGATGGATACTTGACCGAAGCTGTCATCACTTTCGGGAATGGCTCCTTCTTCATCGATCCAGCTTGCAGTGCCTTTGCTTGCAACAACAGGAATCTTACGGTCACCAGAAGATGTAGTGATTACATTAGCCAATCTACGGAAAATATTTTCTTCCTCAAGAGCTTCTACTAGAGTACGTTCAAACTCATCTGGTACAAGAAATCCGCCTTCAGAATCAGTGCCAATCTTTAGAGCGTTTCTTACTTCATAGCTAACATTGTCACGCATCGCATTCCAGAAAGCTTTTTTGTATTCAGCACTTGCACGACCGGTCTTTTCCTCTCCAGTTCTAGTAGGTTCGTTGGTAATTGGGTTACTGGTTGCTTTCGACAGTTCCAAGTCGATAGATGCTTGGCGTTCTAAACGTTCAATTTCCTTACCAAGAGCCACCACATCGGCTTCCATTTTTTCATAGGTGGTCGTGTCCTCAGCGGATAACAGTCCATCACCGCCACGTTTTGAATCAAGGAATGCCTTTGCTGCGTCCCAAGCTTTAGCGCGTTTCTCACGCAATTCAAGAATTTTACTCATTGTTATTTCCTCCTTTAAATTAGTGCGAAATTAAAGAAAGCCGCTTATCCAGCGACTCAATGGGTGTACCTGTTTTCTGTTTTGGTTGTTTTGGCAGTTTGCTGATGAGCGAGTTAGTAACCGCCATCCTGCTAAAAATAAGACTATCCGTCAAATCCGGTGTTTCACTTTCCATGAACATGATTTTGTCTGCAAAACCAAGTTCAATCGCTTTGTTTGCATTCATCCATGACTCTGCATCCATTAGATGGGAGAGTTTTGTTCGAGAGAGACCCGTTTTTAACTCATAGGCATTAATAATGCTTTCCTTGACCTCATCCAATAGAGCCTTTGCCCGCAACATTTCCTCACTGTCACCGATAGCAATTGTTGAGGGGTTATGAATCATAAGCATAGATACAGGAGACATATATACATCTCCACCAGCCATTGCAATAACGGATGCCGCACTTGCCGCAAGCCCATCAATCTTTACAGTGACTTTTCCGGTATACTCCATCAGCATGTTATAAATCTGAGCTGCTGCGAACACATCACCACCAGGGGAATTAATCCACACCGTAATATCGCCAGTGCCTGCCAGCAGTTCATCCTTAAACATCTTAGGTGTGACCTCATCGCCCCACCACGTTTCTTCGGATATCACTCCATTTAAATAGAGGGTACGTACTTCATCTGAATCTCGCACCCAGTTCCAGAACTTCCTCATTTACTGACCTCCTTCGGTTTTGGCAAACGCACCTGCGTCAGCCAGTTTTGTCATATTTCCGTTAACCAGATATAAATCGCCACCTTCCTCAGCCGGTATCCGGTTCATATCCTCCAGTTCACGGATATCGTTGGCTGACATCCAGCCATTTTGTCGACCTGTAGCGTAGCCATTCATACGACTTTGGTAATCACCACGAAGCAAACCGTCCAAATTGAACTTGATAAACAGTGAAGTTTTCTCAGAAGGCAAAATAAGCGATTGCTGGAGACTTTGTTCCCATCGCACCACCCACGGATCGAGGGTGTATTTTACAAACTCCAACGATTGCTGCTCAATATTGGAAAAACTAGACTTCTCAAGATCACCCACCATATGAGGCGGTACTCGGAAAATCCTCGCAATCTCATTAATTTGGAATTTCCGTGTTTCAAGAAATTGCGCCTGTTCCGGCGGGATACCAATGGCTTGAAACTTCATGCCTTCTTCCAACACAGCAATTTTGTGAGCATTTCCTGTGCCTTGGTAGGCGCTATTCCAACTATCTTTGACCCTCTGTATATCTTTGATTACTCCTGGGTGTTCCAGCACACCTCCCGGATTAGCACCATTGGCAAAGAATGCCGCACCGTATTCTTCAGTAGCAAGTGACATACCGATTGCATTTTTTGCCATAGCGATTGGGCTATAACCAATGAGTCCATCAAAACCTAAGCCGGGGATGTGTAGAACTTCATCTTTACGGAGTGTGACATAGCCACCTTTTGGGTTTAGACCACTTTCGTCAGTATCACGGTAATAGGTGTAGACCAGCTCACCATTTGTTGCTCGGCTAACTTCCATTTTGTTGGGGAGTAGGGGATAAAGAGCCACTGCCTGCCCACGACCGTTTCTGACCACCTGTGCATAGGCATTGCCCCAAAGCAAAAGATGACTCATCAGTGTTTCTCGAAACACGAATGAAGTCATCTCTGGATTTGGTTCATCATGAAGAAGGTAATACAGCGGATGGAAAGGAATCTTTTCTTTACCTCCATCAGAACGATATCTATATACATGAAGTGGCAGTCCGGCAATCGCTTCAGCTAATATCCTTACGCAGGCATACACTGCTGTTGCCTGCATTGCAGTACGTTCATTAACCATTTTGCCAGATGACGTACCGCCAAACAGGAAGGAGAACGCACTACCCACACGGTTTTGCGGTTTGTCTCTTGAACGAAACAGTCCTTTTATTAGATTCATAGGCATCACCTCCGAATATAAACATTGTGCTAACCATTAAGGTTTAAAAGACAATCAAACCTCGCTCGTCATACACCGAATCTCCACTATTACCTGAGCCACAACGAATAGCACGATCAAGTGCCATGATAGTTGCCACCGCGCCATCTATTTTTTCTGTACTTTTTTCTTTATCCGGCTTCACGTTGCCAGCCGGATCGGTTTTTATAAAGATGTTGTCCATCATCCAACGAAGCACTGGATGCCCACCGTGCGCTATTCTTTCTTCTAATGTCAATTTCATCAGTTCTTTGGTTGGTGGTGACATATCTTTAAAGCCTTGACCGAAAGGAACGACAGTAAAGCCTAATCCTTCAAGGTTCTGAACCATTTGAACAGCTCCCCAACGGTCAAACGCAATTTCTCGAATGTTATACTTTTCGCCCAGTTCTTCAATAAACCGCTCAATGTAGCCGTAATGCACTACATTGCCTTCTGTGGTTTGAATATACCCTTGCTTCTCCCAAAGATCGTATTGCACATGGTCTCTTCGGACTCGGAGGTCAATGTTGTCCTCTGGCATCCAAAAATACGGAAGAACAATGTATT
The DNA window shown above is from Thermicanus aegyptius DSM 12793 and carries:
- a CDS encoding phage major capsid protein — its product is MSKILELREKRAKAWDAAKAFLDSKRGGDGLLSAEDTTTYEKMEADVVALGKEIERLERQASIDLELSKATSNPITNEPTRTGEEKTGRASAEYKKAFWNAMRDNVSYEVRNALKIGTDSEGGFLVPDEFERTLVEALEEENIFRRLANVITTSSGDRKIPVVASKGTASWIDEEGAIPESDDSFGQVSIGAYKLATMIKVSEELLNDSVFNLESYITREFARRIGNKEEEAFFVGDGTGKPTGILNATGGGQVGVTAASATAITLDEVLDLFYSLKAPYRNKAVFVMNDATIKAIRKLKDGNGQYLWQPSIQAGTPDTILNRPLYTSSYVPTAEAGAKTVVFGDFSYYWVADRQGRVFKRLNELYAVTGQVGFIATQRVDGKLILPEAVKVLQQKA
- a CDS encoding major tail protein; this translates as MATIGLDRLYYSKITEDTNGEETYAQPSVLAKAITAELSVELVEAILYADDGAAEVVKDFNSGTLTLGVDDIGPTVAADLTGASTDDNGVLISASENVGTPVAVGFRAQRANGTYRYFWLYRVKFGLPATNLQTKADSITFSTPTIEGTVMRRNKLDGLGKHPWKAEVTEGDPGVSSTTITGWFTEVYEPVYTPVP
- a CDS encoding HK97-gp10 family putative phage morphogenesis protein, with translation MAKANIKMPEEFLLKVSRLADQTDVILPKVLEVGGEVVLDKVKGNLSKVVGKGTKYPSKSTGELLSSLGLSGAKQDRNGNFNVKVGFAEPRSDGESNAKLASIIEYGKHGQPAKPFLKPARNASRKPCINAMVAKLEEEIDKI
- a CDS encoding head-tail connector protein, which translates into the protein MAVADNLLPKVKANLILTHDQDDALLIGFITAAISYAQSYQHVPENYYETHAMPPTTEQAVIMLSSHFYESRDGSTAGFFADSVQAGQQVWNTVNLLLRLDREWGV
- a CDS encoding head maturation protease, ClpP-related, yielding MRKFWNWVRDSDEVRTLYLNGVISEETWWGDEVTPKMFKDELLAGTGDITVWINSPGGDVFAAAQIYNMLMEYTGKVTVKIDGLAASAASVIAMAGGDVYMSPVSMLMIHNPSTIAIGDSEEMLRAKALLDEVKESIINAYELKTGLSRTKLSHLMDAESWMNANKAIELGFADKIMFMESETPDLTDSLIFSRMAVTNSLISKLPKQPKQKTGTPIESLDKRLSLISH
- a CDS encoding head fiber protein, yielding MSYNTKNYTEQGGEKTVIGGVLEIKEGASVTGLPVLENQEDSTATDVAGLVTDFNALLAKLKAAGLMETD
- a CDS encoding head-tail adaptor protein translates to MSFGKMNTFIDIISTVPIKDEEGFATKGDNILASVLAYKEDRHGSERWTNMASFSSATSLFRFRKIFGLKVTNEMVIVCDDGRYQILSVEDVRNRGMYVEVLAEKLEPTVR
- a CDS encoding phage portal protein, producing the protein MNLIKGLFRSRDKPQNRVGSAFSFLFGGTSSGKMVNERTAMQATAVYACVRILAEAIAGLPLHVYRYRSDGGKEKIPFHPLYYLLHDEPNPEMTSFVFRETLMSHLLLWGNAYAQVVRNGRGQAVALYPLLPNKMEVSRATNGELVYTYYRDTDESGLNPKGGYVTLRKDEVLHIPGLGFDGLIGYSPIAMAKNAIGMSLATEEYGAAFFANGANPGGVLEHPGVIKDIQRVKDSWNSAYQGTGNAHKIAVLEEGMKFQAIGIPPEQAQFLETRKFQINEIARIFRVPPHMVGDLEKSSFSNIEQQSLEFVKYTLDPWVVRWEQSLQQSLILPSEKTSLFIKFNLDGLLRGDYQSRMNGYATGRQNGWMSANDIRELEDMNRIPAEEGGDLYLVNGNMTKLADAGAFAKTEGGQ